The following is a genomic window from Micropterus dolomieu isolate WLL.071019.BEF.003 ecotype Adirondacks linkage group LG12, ASM2129224v1, whole genome shotgun sequence.
TTCATTATATAAAACATGTGAGATCAAAATATCCATGAGAGGATGAATGTAATGAGGAACATGTGCACCTCTGTAACCACAAAGCATGTCTTCTCTCACTTGATGTTAAACGACTCTTTGAGGCTCGCTTCTGCTTGTTTATGTGTGATTGTTTTCCAAGTTTCAGGAATATCAGCAGGCTCTGCATTATATGCTTTAGCAAACTCCTTGTTGAACTTTGCCAGTACATATTTCCAGTAGTCTGACGCCTCTAAGCTTACATCTGACTGGATTATCCAGTCAGGGAAAATTTCTCTGTAGTTCTTGTAAGGGTGATATTCACCTTTTGTAGCATCACAGCGAAAACGTGCCTCACTGTTCACCAAGGACGAGCATATGTCAGTGACAAGTTTTTCTGTCCCATCCCACCTGAATCTACCCAGACCCTCTGGCCGATGTAGTTTAGCGAAGTGCTCCCCATGTTTACAAGCTCCTGCGTCACAAGGAGCTTTGCAGAATGGACACTGTTGCCCACATCCAATCACCTGGGTGAAAAGCTCGTTCTGGGGCTTCACATGAagatttttcagtttcatttggattttttctgttttaaacttcTCTCTAAGAGCCTGTGCCATGTCCTTAACACACTCAGTGAGCCAGTGAGCAAACTGTTCCTGGTCTGCATTGTTCAGGATCATGAAAGCACCAAGAGCATCCTGGGAAATGACCAGTTTATCACCAAGTTCTTGGCAGACATCTTCAACAAATGTCTTCACTTTACcactcttttttgttttagctttgtTGATAGCATCGTTTATGCTGCTGATACTTGACAGAACATGTCGATCCTCAAACTCAAAAACTTTATCACCCTTTGAAAAGTGTTCCTCTATTTGTTTGAGTGTCCATTTCTTTACATAAACCTCATATGAGCAAATGTAGCTCTTATAGTTTTCAAAGTCATCCTTTGAGAGCAAATCCAGTAAAACTGAATACTGGAAGAACATTCGTGTGCTGAACTGGAAACTTGTCAGCATTTCACCAGTAATATCAGGACCCAATGAACGGTTGACAAAGTCTTTAACTGCAGGCCTCAAGCAGCGGCTTGTGAATTCTTCTGCCTTCTTCTGGCACTGGTCTCGTTCATGGAACACATCTTTGAAATCAGCACgaaacttttctttgttttgattcaGACATCTGTAAGGATCATTAGCACGTATGAAATCTTCATGCATTTTCTGAAACTTTCTGGCTGCAACTCCACAGATGTGCTGTTTCAGAGAAACTTCAAACTCAGTGTCTATCTTAACACTCTGACTGTTCTGCAGCCGCTCATCAATCATGTGTAGGATCTCCTGGATGTAAGTGTCATGGTAATTGTTTTTCCTTTCCATTTTTTCTGTCACAAACTGTGTGCAAGCATCTATGATGCTGTCAGCCATGTTCTGTGAAGTCATTACATGATCTTTAATGAAGAGCTTGctgagtttgtttttaaaatggttCCAATTTCCTTCCACTGTATATTTGAAAGGCATCAGTCCACAATCTTGCAGCCTTTTTTGACTTAATAATTCACATGCATGACTCCCCTTACGTGATAGATTTTCTCTCAGGTAGAAGGAGACATTTGTGAAGACATTTGTGGCCGTCTGTTTAGAAAAAGATAGTTCCTTTACTGTTTTATTCCACATCTTATTAAATTCTTTGTCTAGCTCTTTGTCTGTCATCTGGACTTTCCTTCCCCGACATTCCTCAATCAGCTGACGCACTCTCCCCTCTAATTCTTTTGTGTGGTTCTCCTTGATTCTGTCAAGTTCTGTCATTCCCTGTCTGatgtcagctgctgctgtgagctGATTAAGTACAGAGCTCTCCATTTCTCGACGAAGGCTCTTTGCACTGCTTGCAAATTCCTCTTTGTATCCTTCAACTAGATACACATGACCCTCTGTTTGCTCAAAGTACTGTTTTAAATTTCCAAGAATTTTTGTCTCCCATTTAGTCAGCTCTGTGCAAGCTTCACTTTTCAAAAGAGTGAGAAGTTCTTTCATGTCAGATAACTCAGATTTCACAGCAACTGTGCCGAAATTTGAAATTCTTGTTTCAGCTTTTGTAACCCAtgtgtacatttcttttttgaatTCCCATTCCCATTTGTTGAACTCTGTGCACAGCCTCATGTATGCATCAGCCACTAGGCTGTTTCTGAAGCTGAAGATGAAGTTTTCATGCTTTACTGCATTCCACAGGCTTTTCATCCACTCTGTAAACTCCATGATATTATTAGCAGATGACTCACACCTTCCCAAAATTTGGATGATGTTCTTCTTGAGCTCATAAACGGCCTCACTGTACCCTGCATTGACTGGTGCCATTGGTGGGTTTCCATTCCAGAGTCCAGGAATGTACCAGTTCCCAGTGTCGGGACTGTACTCCATCACATCAGTGAAGctcttgttctcctctttcttttccatCTTGGCTGCTGCCTGGGTCATCTCGTTTAGCTGCTGCAAGAGCAGTTTCCTGTCTCGTAAGTTCTTGTCATGGGCTGAAACATCTGACACATTCTGGTGAACAAACTGACATTTGGGCTTTTTGCCCACCTCTTTCATCCTGAGAAAAGCATGCACAACTATTTGTAGGATGTCCTTCATTTCTGTTGAATTCTCCATTGCAATATTGATGATGGTGATATCACTCAGCCCCACAACAAATGTTGCAAGCTCGTTGTCGTGCTCATGGCTATTGTCCAGTTGAGCAAGCTCTGGTGACTTTAAGCCCTCAGTGTCAATGATCACCATGAAGTCACAGTTGAGTTCTTTTTTGACATCTTCATTGATTCTGATCAGCAACATAAACGCACCTTGAGTGCATCGACCACTGCTGACTGCAAACTGCACTCCAAACATGGTGTTGAGGAGAGTGGACTTTCCTGTGCTCTGAACTCCAAGAACTGTGACTACCAGTATCTTGCTCTTAGGAGACACCAAGTCATTGAGCTGAGAGAGAACGTCACTCACCCATCTGAGAGGTATGTTGGATGCATCTCCATCTACAAGCTCAAGGGGAAATCCATCAAGCAACATTTCAGCACATAGTTTGGGCAGATGTTGTAATTGTTGACGTGATGGGTCTGTTTCTGGAAGGGAAAGTGAAGCTTCATAGATCTGACCCATTTCACGGAAATGTTCAGTCCCCATTGAGGTGTTGGAAAGTTGCCTGTCAATTTCTTTGATCTCCtctttgttttcagaattttcacatttctttttgtaCAGCTCCCTGAGGCCAGACAGTTTTTCCCGAGACAGGTTATCGAGGTTCATTCGCATCCATTTCAGGAAATAGCTCCTCTCTATCCCTGGACTTGATATTGCTTTGATGAAACATGTCATAGCGTTTGACATGTCACAAGAGTTCTGTTGTACCCAAAGTTTTATTTTCCGTATCTGAAGATCACTTTAGTACTTTTCTATGTTTTCAGACCCAACTTTTCGAAGGCGAAATTCTTCCTTCTCTAAGACAGTCAGTTCCTTCCATATTTGGCCCTGCAAGGGAAGCTGAGCTTCTTTGTATTTAAGGGTGTCTTGAATTTCTGCAGTGATGGCATCTGCATTTTTCTTGGCAGTTTGGCACTCTGCACAGTCCTCATCCACCAAGATACCTAATTCATGGGCAATGTCAGCCATCTGCTCAATCCCCATCTTCATCTTTGTGTTCTCAACTACATTGCTGACTGTTTTCCGCAGATGTTTGATGAAATCTGCATCATTCATGTGCTTAGCCTTCAAACGGATGTTGCTGTTAGTCAAGCCCAACTTTCTCGCTAACCTAGTAAGAGCATCTTTACTGAAGCTCTGTGTTTGGTGGTTGCCCACCAAGAAGATCTGTGCCTTGTGGTGTTGGTTGGTAAGCAGCTCGCACTCAGAGTCCAAATTGTCaaagaacacaaacactgctgcagatgtctgacacaaaaaagaaaattgtgttTCAAATGAAGCAATGTCCCCACGAAGGTTAGCTACAGCTACTGGCTCACTGAAAATATCCATGtttttgttcccacatggaagGTACCAAGTAACTTCCGCCAATCCATTGGATATTCTCCTTGAACTGTCACCACACTCCATGTTACGATGAATAAATGTGTCATGGTACTGCTGAGAATTGCTCAGAAGCTTATTGAGGGTCTCAGACTTAGACAATGAGCACTCACCCAGTCTCACAAATGATATCATTGGAAGTTCAGAGACAACAATCCTGTCTTCAGTGAAACCCTTGGACTCTGAAAGTGACTGAGGTCTGTACCTTTTAACAATGTCTCTCATGGCCCAAAGCACGAGTGTGCACTGCTTTGTGTCACAATTAGGAAGCAGCAGAGGCACAGAAAACTGACACAGAGACATTTTGAGTGCCATTTCCTGCCGTACAAAACCATCAGaacacagaaagagagcagTGATTATGTCAAGGGGGTTTATCACGTCACCTGAATGTAGACTATCAAACAGACCATCAAGATCTAACCCTGTATTTCCTGAAGCATCCTCACAGGTTGATTCACATTCTTAtgtacatttcacatttctagCTGTCACGTTAACCATCATCAGTTTCTTTAGAAAATACCATGGAAGATCTGAATTACACTTGGCAGGTTCATGACTAATGGTCCTCTCTTCAATCTGAAGTACTGTGCCCAGGGACAGCTTCTCTGCGAAGTGGTGCTCCAACCCCAGATCCTTCAGTAAGCTCTCTAGTTGTGTCTCTGTGGATATGAAcatgtttcttattttacaccAATCATGcgtgttttaataaaacatttatgcaAAGTTAATTGACACATAGAGCAAATCTATGTGTGCTGAAATGTCTGGTAATGCTGCacaataaacacttttttatcTTGCCTTTGCATTTAAGCTGAagttagctaaatgctaacaaacATCCATAAaatcagggttttttttgtttgtttttcatctggTGTTGACAATATAATAATGTGTTCAGAAGATATTAAGTAATATCTTGTGGCTTCTTGTTTCACAGTAACCCACTGCTAAAAAAAGTTGTTtcatatatattgtatatatgaAGGTAAGTTTTAAGTACAAccaacaaataattaaaaaaatgttataatttaattcaattaactgcatagtttcttttgttttacaaattTTTAAACAAGCTAGTCAGAATATTATGTCTGAAATATAAAGCCCTCCCaacaatttaaaagaaaagtggtAGAGAAATTCAAGTAGTATATATAAAAGCATTAAATTACACAAATAGACAAATCATTTCTTGTTACAGGTCTGTTGCCTCACAGGAGGGGCCAAAGGATAAAATGTGGGTCAGTATGCTGGGTAATTAATCTGCCCATCCACTCAACACATTGGTCCAGAGCAATTAAGATTATCATAATAAATCTAAACCCCTTAGGACattaggaaaacaaaacaaatttgacaataataatgaaaaaaatacataaaggtATAGGCTACATACTTCAAATAGCGGTGGCACTACACACCGTCACGCCATACTCAATCCGCCTGACAGTAACAGATCAGCTCTGTCTAGTCTAGTTTCAGTTGGTGGGCTATATTATCATCTTATTTTTACGGGCCTGACTGATAGTGAAAAGCTCATCAAATACTGGAGAAGTGCTTCCACTTGGCAAGTTAAGTTCTTCAGGTTTCCTATACAGATGATTCCCAGTAAATTTGGTTTAATTTAATGATTGTATGACTGCAGCAGAAAAGAATGTATTGATAAGGGTGTAATCTTTGTTCTAGATGTACTTCGACCTACTGATGAAGGTGAATTTCTGTGAATATGAGGATCTTGTCCATAATAAGGGCTTGGATACTTCTCGAAAATAATTTCATAAATGTACATAAAGCACATCTCCAAAAATACTGTTCTTAAAAGTGCATTGTTATATGGTCCTTTAAAAGGAGATATCCCCCAAGATCTCACTTGGGGTGGAAAGATCTTTTTAACAGTATGTGTAATAATCGCCATATCAGAAAAGTACTGATCTCTGGTGATGATGATTTTCATAAATTGGCTCTCTTATGGAAACTAAATTTCCCCAAACTCTCGGCAGAAAATATCTGGTCAGGATCTCATAAATTTCTTATTCCATATAAAAGTAAAGAAGTTCTTGTGGAAATTTTAGATGGATACTattcctttttaaaacaaagttaaatcagatattttatattcttttatgttCCCCTTTATGCTGTTTCTGtaaacttaaaaaaagttaaatacatTAGTCACCTTTTCTATAATTGTACTTATTCTCAAGAATTCTGCATAGAACACATACACCCATATTAGAAGACATGGACCCATTAATAATTCTCTAAAAATATTGTGGCCAATTTCGAATCCATAAGGCTAGAACACTTCACAGCATTCccaattttcatttgttttgtattgaaTTACAATACCTCTTTAGTGCAGGCCCActgtctcagactttgaaaccACACTGTAAATTTCCCACAATAATGTGCAACTAAACTAACAGTATTAAAAGTCAAAGGCTGTATCTGAAACCACACTTTATTTACTAGCCTATTCAGTCCTCTACACTCTATGATTCTATGATTTGATCTAAGTGTCCAAATTGCACATGCAAAATTACCTATATAGTGACTTCAACAATACATACCATGGAATGAATAAAGAAGCGTATGTTGGCAAGTACGCTACTTTGTGCTAAAAATCTGTAAATTAGTAAGGACACAAAATAACGTTGATTCAAAGTGTCTGAAATCTCATTTTACAGCTCTCTATAGTGTAAACTATTTAGTGCCTATTATGTGGGAAAGTTTAACTTTTTGCAGTCTCTACTTCATTTTCataagttttgtgtgtgtagcattaaggcactacaaactttcattttgtttagtAACGTTGcgttgtagtgaacaacggtgtggatttgtgcattttacattgaataaatttggagctaccctaaattcctttctcctccccagagaagatggggaggggtcaaagttgctttctctaagtgctagcccgaccataaaactggcacctttttgattccgaagctgataacgcggggcctgactgttaaactgacaaagagacacgcaccagccattggcatctccctgaacagcctatcaaaactggcgccccacacacgtttccgtggcaactgaccttattctttatttcattaccacatcaaaaaggaaaacccctgtctcacctaagtgtgacatggtccagacactgaactttggatgacagaggactgcagtctccaaagactcaaagcatttaatgaagttaattaaatctttagttgcctgaatatgtttgcctctatttgagtagttatgttaactgttgttgctatctgttgttgatattagtgctgaaagaagttacttgtgcaacGTTTtgattttcagcaagacactccttcatctaatgtaatcaatgcttgttcataatactttctaacaaaatccctttagaaatgatgacaaagaaatgttttactatactcttaatcgccagcttgaatttaaggatgaatcaacaaattccccggttcctaaggagagacgatctttgatttaatccaagctttcctcatgtaacctgagctcccccaagtggacgaaataagtattacatgccctcgtcagaaatgccgttaaatgtataaatatcctgaccaataatgtgacaattgtttcctgttaccaaatgcctagaacggtacaaccgttcaaccattgaggttcgattgtggaaaatatttgattataatacgtgcaaatagatttcttttctttaaacattaagtttagaaagNNNNNNNNNNNNNNNNNNNNNNNNNNNNNNNNNNNNNNNNNNNNNNNNNNNNNNNNNNNNNNNNNNNNNNNNNNNNNNNNNNNNNNNNNNNNNNNNNNNNaaacgctctgtcccctttagttttcagtcgagactctggaacagacaacagacctctgcccgaggatctcaaggtacgtgctggtgcgtatgggactaaaaggtcagaaatataacaaggcgagaggccatgaagagctttaaaagtgatcaatagaattttaaagtcaattctaaaacatactgggagccagtgtaatgaagctaaaataggagtaatgtggtcatatttctttgttctggttaaaagcctggcagctgagttctggacagtctggagtcgatcaatagatttttgggttaaacaggtgaaaaggctgttgcaataatccaggcgtgaagagatgaaggcgtgtaaaatggtctcagtgtccttaaaagttaacatagatcgaattttagctatatttctaagttgataaaaacatgattgaacaagctttgtggtgtgctgctcgaaatttaaattactatcaaaccaaacaccaaggttctttgccacaggcttaatgtgatttactagtgTGACAATAAGTGGAGGATGACCATCTGGCAACAAGAGACGGTGATGAGGGTGAAGATGAGGATAGAGAAAGGGAGCAGCAGCAGACCACTGTGGAATGCTAACTGGCAGAGCTCATTCAACCTGCTTTTACTTTTTGCAGTGGTATCATATATGAAAAATGATGTCATTGCAAACCCATTGTACTCCTGAGAAGATCTCATCaggaaaaatataaatcaactttCCGAGTGAACCATGAGTTGGTAGGGGCTAAAATATCATCCAATTCAGCTTAAAGTGATACTATGCGATACTGCAGAGTttgttgttaaatatttaaatatgtattgaagcaaaatacttttctaagcctAAATCTAAGACACAAAGTCTAGTTTATTTATCGGTAAAGGAAAGGAAAATTGAGAGTTACAATTAgtgaacaaacatcatcaaacaaacaatatgtgtAAGTTAAGCACACAAACGCTgcacccaaaacacaacagagtaaaaaactAGGGAGTTATTTGATATCAtatgtacaaaaatacagtgactgataagcatcggttttcattcctttcaaatCTAGTTGATTTATACAGCATTGAAACCCCTCACAGAAGTTAACACAGGTCTTCACCTTGCCTGGTCAAATAACTTGTCTCACAATTCCTAAGACATTTAACAGGCTGTTTCTCAGTCATCGTCACAGCTAGAGTCCCGTAAAAAGTCCAGCATGTTCGAATGTACCGCTGTTTGTTtactttctctctcccactgcttcgAGCGCTCcgagcagctttgtttgtgctaAATTTACAGACCTaggggctgtgtaggaaaaccggATTTTTTTAAGAGCACACGAAAAACAGAGAGCTACCTACCCATGAGTAAATATTGGccgaatttaacaaaaagtgtattggattaaaATAGCAAAGTACCCCTTTAAGCTTCAGCATTTATCCATATTATTCctctttttacagaaaaattgTTTTCCTTGGGAAGGACTTTGTGACTTATTGCCTCATTTTTATAGTCCTATGTTTCTTTTACTCACTTGTATGTGCAGatgttctttt
Proteins encoded in this region:
- the LOC123980797 gene encoding LOW QUALITY PROTEIN: interferon-induced very large GTPase 1-like (The sequence of the model RefSeq protein was modified relative to this genomic sequence to represent the inferred CDS: substituted 2 bases at 2 genomic stop codons), whose translation is MGTSSSKVINKQAIAEETETFPSDLTPHEDSNREDASTQGISDEDSFHSLNCEEAEDTPSRPWPGSKGDCQQTDDSSVPYPPLMSTDHNSIVTRCREDYDVPKKRKRTSAHTKTQLESLLKDLGLEHHFAEKLSLGTVLQIEERTISHEPAKCNSDLPWYFLKKLMMVNVTARNVKCTXECESTCEDASGNTGLDLDGLFDSLHSGDVINPLDIITALFLCSDGFVRQEMALKMSLCQFSVPLLLPNCDTKQCTLVLWAMRDIVKRYRPQSLSESKGFTEDRIVVSELPMISFVRLGECSLSKSETLNKLLSNSQQYHDTFIHRNMECGDSSRRISNGLAEVTWYLPCGNKNMDIFSEPVAVANLRGDIASFETQFSFLCQTSAAVFVFFDNLDSECELLTNQHHKAQIFLVGNHQTQSFSKDALTRLARKLGLTNSNIRLKAKHMNDADFIKHLRKTVSNVVENTKMKMGIEQMADIAHELGILVDEDCAECQTAKKNADAITAEIQDTLKYKEAQLPLQGQIWKELTVLEKEEFRLRKVGSENIEKYXSDLQIRKIKLWVQQNSCDMSNAMTCFIKAISSPGIERSYFLKWMRMNLDNLSREKLSGLRELYKKKCENSENKEEIKEIDRQLSNTSMGTEHFREMGQIYEASLSLPETDPSRQQLQHLPKLCAEMLLDGFPLELVDGDASNIPLRWVSDVLSQLNDLVSPKSKILVVTVLGVQSTGKSTLLNTMFGVQFAVSSGRCTQGAFMLLIRINEDVKKELNCDFMVIIDTEGLKSPELAQLDNSHEHDNELATFVVGLSDITIINIAMENSTEMKDILQIVVHAFLRMKEVGKKPKCQFVHQNVSDVSAHDKNLRDRKLLLQQLNEMTQAAAKMEKKEENKSFTDVMEYSPDTGNWYIPGLWNGNPPMAPVNAGYSEAVYELKKNIIQILGRCESSANNIMEFTEWMKSLWNAVKHENFIFSFRNSLVADAYMRLCTEFNKWEWEFKKEMYTWVTKAETRISNFGTVAVKSELSDMKELLTLLKSEACTELTKWETKILGNLKQYFEQTEGHVYLVEGYKEEFASSAKSLRREMESSVLNQLTAAADIRQGMTELDRIKENHTKELEGRVRQLIEECRGRKVQMTDKELDKEFNKMWNKTVKELSFSKQTATNVFTNVSFYLRENLSRKGSHACELLSQKRLQDCGLMPFKYTVEGNWNHFKNKLSKLFIKDHVMTSQNMADSIIDACTQFVTEKMERKNNYHDTYIQEILHMIDERLQNSQSVKIDTEFEVSLKQHICGVAARKFQKMHEDFIRANDPYRCLNQNKEKFRADFKDVFHERDQCQKKAEEFTSRCLRPAVKDFVNRSLGPDITGEMLTSFQFSTRMFFQYSVLLDLLSKDDFENYKSYICSYEVYVKKWTLKQIEEHFSKGDKVFEFEDRHVLSSISSINDAINKAKTKKSGKVKTFVEDVCQELGDKLVISQDALGAFMILNNADQEQFAHWLTECVKDMAQALREKFKTEKIQMKLKNLHVKPQNELFTQVIGCGQQCPFCKAPCDAGACKHGEHFAKLHRPEGLGRFRWDGTEKLVTDICSSLVNSEARFRCDATKGEYHPYKNYREIFPDWIIQSDVSLEASDYWKYVLAKFNKEFAKAYNAEPADIPETWKTITHKQAEASLKESFNIK